Proteins from a single region of Streptococcus mitis:
- the yhbY gene encoding ribosome assembly RNA-binding protein YhbY, with product MSLTSKQRAFLNSQAHTLKPIIQIGKNGLNDQIKTSVRQALDARELIKVTLLQNTDENIHEVAEILEEEIGVDTVQKIGRILILFKQSSKKENRKISKKVKEI from the coding sequence ATGTCATTAACATCAAAACAACGTGCCTTCCTCAACAGCCAGGCACACACCCTCAAACCTATCATCCAAATTGGGAAAAATGGACTGAACGACCAAATCAAAACCAGCGTTCGTCAAGCTCTTGACGCCCGCGAATTGATTAAAGTAACGCTCTTGCAAAATACAGATGAAAATATCCACGAAGTAGCTGAAATCTTGGAAGAAGAAATTGGTGTGGATACTGTCCAAAAAATCGGACGCATCTTGATTTTGTTTAAACAATCTAGCAAGAAAGAAAATCGCAAGATTTCTAAAAAAGTCAAAGAAATCTAA